In Carassius auratus strain Wakin chromosome 12, ASM336829v1, whole genome shotgun sequence, the sequence AGAGGAGGCCCGGTAGACGTGTTCCTGCTGCTCAGAAATCTGCTAAGGTGGCGGAATGTATCCAGCACTTCTCAAAGGCTGTAGAGCTGAAGCCTAACAATATTTATGCCCAGGTTAATTTAGCAGAGGCCTATGGGGAGAACCGGCAGTTTGAACAGGCCGAGAAGATTTTCTGCAGCCTGATAGATGACAAGGCTCTCAGTGAGTCTGATAAGCAGCACTGCTACACATCCTATGGTTTATTTCTGCTTTACAAGAAAAAGGATGAAAACCAAGCCATAAGTCAGTTCAAGTCAGCATACTTGATTCCTATTGACAGCTACGAAAGGAAACAAGCTGGCAAGAAGCTCAGACTAATCGCAGAGAGGAATCTCCAAACCAGACAAAACATCAAAGAAGCATACGAGATTTTGGCTTTTATATCTTCTGAAGACAAGCAGGAGACGCAAGCAAAGGGTTATCTGCAGAGAGCCCATCAGCACTGCTCACATACTGATGAGCTGTCAAAAACTAAGGGACTGAAATTTTAACTTACTTGTGcatactgttataaaaaaaaattactataatgCTTTTAATGTGCACTATATATTGTCAGTGGCTGAATGATGTTTATGTAAATAATAGTgtactctaaaaaatgctgggttaaaaacaacccagcaccgggtaaatattggacagaacacatgctgggatATTTTGACCAAGCTGTTTGGGTTAAATGTTTTTACCAAAAATGATGGGTTGTTTTATTTAAGTCTGTTGTTCAAGAATTATTATATTActcgtttaaaataataataataataataattagagacAACAgcaataatcatttattattaagtAACAAATGGACAAAATACAAGGCAATTAGAATTTACTTGGGTGAATACAGCATagtttacaatattacatatatttaaactcgtttaacaagcattttagacataaaaatgtaacatttaaaaaagaagcaTTTTAATTTTCAACCGTTCTCAATCATCTTGCCGATGTCTGAGCCGGTGATGGGCTTTTGGTCACAGGGGGAACTTTGTGCCTAAAATAATATAACTCATAGCACAGTAAagactttataaataaaaaataaaataaaacgtaaaacCACTCTCTCCTGTAGAGGGCGCAAAAAGCCCGAGCTCTGACTGTAACTCAGCAGCTGGGGTTGTTTCATACAATATGTAagacttttttattaatatccaaaaactactaaaatagtgttatatattttgcttacttgtgtacttacattatcccaaatgtttcgaagaatgtataaatccagaaaaataagcaattttaactagtgacaaGGATCTTGTCCATAGTGTCATTGTGTTGTCTGCCAATAGTGTCATAACCCCTTTGTTTTccgttttgttttgtagaaaacaaggctttaatatgttgtgtttaatatgtaatatgtttaatatgttgTGCATTGTAATAGCTGTTATTATAGCTATTatcacacactgtgtgtgtgtgtgtgtgtgtttgtgtgtgtgtgtgtgtgatcaatccATTATCAGTGCCGTAGAATTTTTTGCACTAATGCTGTGTGCTGCACAAATCATCTCTCATGTTGTTTACCATGTTACTGAAGGTTGTgcaaaatacaataaacaatatatacatgagggtgagttcaAGCAAACTCAAGTActatttgttcataaaacaaatacaatggaaaagtgtacctttagaataataataataataataataataaaaagaaatcccatataaacagtcacccaactggatcccattaaaatcctataggaatgatcctacaggatatttatgtcttgtcctacaagatatatatacgtatatcagtgttagtagtatacttgtaagtgtactgtttcaatactccttgggactaaattggcctactttctagtatataaaagtatacttttaagaatcctttaagtataacagtagcaaactttgagtacacaaatAGTTTAcctttatgtttgtagtttgtactgcaattatactaaaagtgaacttataggtatactgatagtttactaattactAGTTTATTAATTGTAGTTTTacactgcaagtatactcataagttttctttaagtgaactttacatcatactttaatttaagtatactactatgtccctatttaggttttaatgtgtatatattttgttgtatgaatatctgaacatacaaaacatccaaagaaagaacagggtatctgcttgtaaacaaaaacattttattttagcttcatgcattatttttaaacactttaatatgtttcataaaagataaagaaataacattttgaaccaaaagctgaaaaaaagactatgaattggattcagaatgataatctaAACGTAGATGGAGTTGATCAACAACTCAAAGCTTTACTGTAattacctcttcatcggtcgacattttattccgtaacgttacagttttgatgccgTTTCATGTCATATGATCGTGTTACATATGCTAGTATGTGGtgttccttttttcttcttcacttgtgttttatttggaaattctgtgcagaagatgtgtactagctccctctaccatataataatgaaaacacagattctaaatatatttagactttttgtaagtataagtcaagtatatatcaatttaattttaagtatatttctgagaagtacatgaAGCACATTTctaagtacataaaaagtaaactaaaagcatacttttctATTTTtcgttaaatataattttaattaaaataagtatactaatagcacacttaaataaactttttttttttcgtaagggttggtgcatgaagaagatctgtaaagacgAACTTAAAACgtccccctaaaacggctcattcaaacacgcctcACATGTCtgcatcactatgtggaaatatttgtgtaattccGCCCAAATaatcacgcaaagaaagaaggcgtggtttcagtaaccgcagttagtgatAAAACTGCCATGTCAGAGAGATGCTGTATgtttctaggcgaaagcaaaatcactttatttggccttccgaaagtagattcatttagaaatctttaagattacttacaacagattactttcattttatggacgactgtttcgtgaacccaggagaggaggtaattctgattTGCTACCACAATCTGGtgattctgaatcagctactgtgttttattatttagtatttgcTATTGTAAATAAGACATAAGAAATGGTCCTTGACCCTAGAAGTGTATCTGAACATAAGCCTGTGATCATTAAAGACACAGAGATACAGTAAGTGACATCTTACAGATACCTGGGGTTTTATATGGACAATGTTCTTTGTTGGAAAACACACATTGACAGTCTGTGCAGTATGGGGTGGGTAGCAATATATACGTTACAAATACGTTTTTTTACCAGGACACGCTTGAAAGTCTTATTcgcttgtggtgttcggccagtcacagtgcactgggtcagttggccaatcaggaCAGACTATGCTTTTTGGAAGGAGGGACTTGAAGGAGGAAACgacgtgtttgagagaggcggagCATAGAGGACctaaaataatgtacagtattttacattacaaagtacaaagcatgtcaacatattctgttacaccaactacacaaaataatgatctttaaaaaaaagcaccatatgacccctttaactacaAAATATTACACTTAATTTAAGGTTGCCTTAAGCTCTCTGTGTTTTGCTCTCTTTCCCTCTCCAAGTCTCAGTTTTCATTCTGAGTTTGACCCTCCCATCTCTAGGAAAGGTCAATAAAGCCTGCAGAACCTTCCTCGTCAAATAGATTCTGAAACATTAATAATATAGGCGTCCTCAATAAGGTAAGTGAATGTCTACAATTACAAAGGTTTTGAAGTTGGTCTACAGTGGATTGAGCAAagctatttaatatttaaaatatacttcaaatggcaagaaaatacatttccaatattaaaattacattatgaatatatgtatttttttctccataatacatttaaataaaatacatattacatatattattaaaacgatagaaaatatattcaaatatattttaaaatctatatagtAATGTATTGgacattttttgcatgttttgaaaaatttatgtgtgtgtgtgtgtgtgtgtgtgtgtgtgtgtgtgtgtgtggaagaacAGATTAAGTTGGACTTCGTAAAGAAAGAAGGACTTGCCCAAAATTACAGTGCTTTGGCATATGTCCAGTTCCTTCTGGGGTTTCACGAGAAGGCACATAACAACTTCATGACATCTGTGGAGCTACACATGGAATGCCATGGGGATGAATTATACAAGACACTCATTGTCACTTATAGAAACCTTGCCTGGTTAAACTACCACATGAGGAACTACACAAAATGTGAAAGTTATCTGAAGAAGCTTCATGAGATAAATGAAACCTTTACAGCTGAGTTATCTGTTCCAGAGGTGCTTGGTGAGAAGGGATGGACTTTCCTTAAATTTTCACGCAAATATTACGATAGAGCCAAACAATGTTTCAAGAAGGCTTTAGGTCTGGAACCTGAGGAAGGTGAATGGAATGCTGGTTATGCCATTGCTCTCACACCGAATACGAGAGGTTCACTTTGGAGGATTCGCCTACAATAAAACAACTGAGACGTGCCATTGACACGAATCCAGATGATGATGTTCTCAAAGTCCTCTTAAGCATGTGACCGATTGTTTACAAGAGGTACAGAGAGGCAGAGAGCTTAGTAGAGAGGGCTTTAGAAAGATCTCCAGATCACCCACATGTCATGCGATATGTTGcaaaattcttcagaaatcatggaaGTATGGACAGATCAACTGCTCTTTTAAAGTGAGTACTTGAACACTCACCTCATTTAAGTTTCATACATCATCAGTTAGCTCTTTGCTATAAGCTGAAGAAAATCCAACTGCTGCAGGAGGGAAGTCACCCTACTAAAGGGTCAAGAAAAGTTCAACAGATTCGCCATCAATGCATCTATCATTTAGAAAAGGCCACTAGCCTGACAGCCTCCTTCATTTCTGCAATGAGTGAACTAGCGCTGCTGTATGGAGAAAACCACAACATGTTGCAGGCTGAGGAGCTGTTTCATGTCACATTCAAAGCAGCCAAAGATAAAAATGACAGTCTACATGTGGTCAGTTTTTACTATGCTGAATACCAGCTCTACAGCCACAGATGTGAGCAGTTAGCTGTCAAAAAATACATGGAATGTATGAAGATGAGCCGAAGGGAAAAGAAGTGCCTACAGTTTAAAGAAGATCACTGACAAACG encodes:
- the LOC113111799 gene encoding LOW QUALITY PROTEIN: interferon-induced protein with tetratricopeptide repeats 5 (The sequence of the model RefSeq protein was modified relative to this genomic sequence to represent the inferred CDS: inserted 1 base in 1 codon; substituted 2 bases at 2 genomic stop codons) — its product is MTSVELHMECHGDELYKTLIVTYRNLAWLNYHMRNYTKCESYLKKLHEINETFTAELSVPEVLGEKGWTFLKFSRKYYDRAKQCFKKALGLEPEEGEWNAGYAIALXTEYERFTLEDSPTIKQLRRAIDTNPDDDVLKVLLSMXPIVYKRYREAESLVERALERSPDHPHVMRYVAKFFRNHGSMDRSTALLKXVLEHSPHLSFIHHQLALCYKLKKIQLLQEGSHPTKGSRKVQQIRHQCIYHLEKATSLTASFISAMSELALLYGENHNMLQAEELFHVTFKAAKDKNDSLHVVSFYYAEYQLYSHRCEQLAVKKYMECMKMSRREKKCLQFKEDH